GCTCGAATCGGAAGATTTCAATTCGTGGATCCGGACTCCAGCGCCAGCAGCCGGGTCTTACGTTGAACCGGCTGCTTTTCGATGTCCTTCTACGGCCGCAGACAATAATTGACGAATCACAGAGGACCGAGAATTTCCCTGGAGTTTTGAAATTTTCTCAATCTCAACAGCTAGCCAAGAAGGAATATCAATGGGAGGGAGTTTGACCATTTTACTCAAACCCTCGGTAACCAAACCTTTGGAGAAGTCGATGGATACTTCCCCCCGCTCGAATGCCTGATCAAAGTCCTCTAGATCTTGCTTGTCTCTCTTCTTCATGTCTCGCTCTCCTCACCGAAATGATGCGAATTTCGCCCGTTCGGATGGTAAAGATTCCCACATAGTATCTGTCTTTGAATTTTCCGATGATCGCATGACGAAGTTCCCCTTTGGAATGCGCAACACCCACGGCCAAGACATTCTTTTTTTCAAAAATCGAATCTTGTGCTTCCTCAAACGAGATCCCATGTTTTTCTTTGTTTTCCGCAGATTTCCTGGGGTCCCATCCATACATAGTCATTTTATATCAATATTATATCAATTCGCAATACTGCCATGAAGGGGAGATCTTCCCTTCTTGGCTGGGTTGTCTCGGGCGCTGGAGTTCTGCAACGGGAGGAGAGCCCAGCGGGGAGTCGTGGGGCTGAAATCGAACGATTTCAGCTCGTGGATCCGGACTCCAGCGCCAGCAGCCGGGTCTTAAGCGGAAGACCGCCACCGTAGCCGACCAGCGAGCCGTCTTTCCCGATCACGCGGTGGCACGGCACCACGATCGGAATCGGGTTCGCGTTGTTGGCGAGGCCCACCGCTCGCGTGGCTTTGGGTTTACCGATCGCTTTGGCCACGTCGTGATACGACCATTGCTTTCCGTAGGGGATGCGCAGCAGCGTTCGCCAGACTTTTTTCTGGAAATCGGTTCCGCGCAGGTCCAGCGGCAGATCGAACGCCTGTCGTTTGCCGGTGAAGTATTCGATGATCTGGCGGCCGGCCTGTTCGATCAGCGGCGTCTGTTTACGAACCAATTCCACGCTGCGGTCTTTTTTCAGCGGACCGAACTCTTTTCGTTCGCTCTTTCCGGGGAGCGTCAAGCGGACGATGGCTTTATCCGTGGCGGCGACAAACGACTTCCCCCACGGTGTGTGAATAATTTCCCAATAGATCGTTTGCATGTGAATTGCTCCTTTCTCAATAAGCCCAACGGACCAGAGCCGCACCCCACGTAAAACCCGCTCCGAAACTCGTGATCAAAACCAATTTTCCCTTTGTCAGCCGGCCGTCGGCGACGGCGGTCGCGAGGCAGGTCGGAATCGTCGCCGAAGTCGTGTTGGCGTACTTGTCGATGGTC
The Bdellovibrionota bacterium genome window above contains:
- a CDS encoding methylated-DNA--[protein]-cysteine S-methyltransferase — protein: MQTIYWEIIHTPWGKSFVAATDKAIVRLTLPGKSERKEFGPLKKDRSVELVRKQTPLIEQAGRQIIEYFTGKRQAFDLPLDLRGTDFQKKVWRTLLRIPYGKQWSYHDVAKAIGKPKATRAVGLANNANPIPIVVPCHRVIGKDGSLVGYGGGLPLKTRLLALESGSTS